The window GCTGCCCCACAGCCTGGTGCCGGGCCAGGGCTGGTGTTCGCCGGCAATGGCACGGTCCGACAGGTTGGCAAGCAGGTGCAGCGTGGCGCCGTCGCCCATCCGCCAATGCGCCGTGAGAATGCTGTTGTCCGCGGCCTTGGCAGCGCCGAAGCGCGCGCCGGCCAGCCGCGGCATGATGTGCTGCTTGCGCAGGCTGAGCAACTCGCGCACCAGCTTCAGCCGCTGCTGGCCCGATGCGCTGTCGCGGTTATTCCAGTCCAGCACCGCGGATTGAAAGGTGCTTTCGTCGAGCGGATCGGGAATCTCGTCGCCGTATTTTTCGTAGGCGCTGGAAAATTCCTTGCGGCGGCCGTTGCGCACGGCGTCGGCGAGTTCGCCCCTGAAGTCGCAGAAGAACGGGAACGGCGTTTTGGATCCCCATTCGTCGCCCATGAACAGCATCGGCACCATCGGCGCCAGCAGCGTGATCGCCAGCGCGGCTTCGATGGCCTTTGGCCTGGCGATGGCCTCCAACCGGTCGCCAAGCGCGCGATTGCCGATCTGGTCGTGGTTCTGCAGGAAATTGACGAAAGCGATGGGCTCGAGCTGGCCGCTCGGCTCGCCGCGCAGCGCGCCGTCGCGATGGGGGGAAGGTTCGCCCTGATAGGCGAAGCCGGAGGCCAGCGCGCGCACCACATGGTCGATCGGTCGCGGTGCGTAGTCGCTGTAGTAGCCTTTGTCCTCGCCGGTCAGCAGTACGTGCCAGGCATGGTGATAGTCGTCGTTCCACTGCGCGCGATATTTTCCGCGCGGCGGGTTGGTGACGGGGTCGAGCAGGGTGGCGCGGTTGTCGTCGTTTTCCAGCACCAGATGGATCAGCCGGCTGCTATCAGCGGCGAACTTGCCGACCTCGCGGCTGAGTTCGTGCAGCATCGGGATTTCGCCCTGCTCGGGGATCGCATGCACGGCGTCGAGCCGCAGCCCGTCGAAGCGATAGTCGCGCAGCCAGGACACCGCGTTCTCGATGGCGAAGGCGCGGACCTGCGGCACGCGGTAGTCGATGGCGCTGCCCCATGGCGTGTGCGCGTCGCCAAAGAATTGCGGCGCGTATTGGCCGAGGTAATTTCCCTCCGGTCCGAAGTGATTGTAGACCACGTCGAGAAATACCATCAGCCCGCGCAGATGCGCTTCGTCGATCAGTGCTTTCAGATCCTCGGGGCGACCGAAGGCGCAGTCGGGCGCATACCACAGCACGCCGTCATAGCCCCAGTTGTGCCGGCCGGCGAAATCCGCCAGCGGCATCAATTCCAGCGCGGTGATCCCCGTCGCCACCAGGTGATCGAGCTTGTCGATCATGGCGCGATAGGTGCCCTCCGGAGTGAACGTGCCGGCATGGGTCTCGATCAGCACGGTCTCCTGCCACGGCCGGCCGCGCCAGTCGGTGGCGCGCCAGGCATAGGCAGCGTGATCGATTACTTCGCTGGGTCCGGCGATGTCCTGCGGCTGAAACGCCGAGCCGGGGTCGGGCACGTTGCCGACGCCGTCGATATGGAAGCGATAGGTCGCGCCGGCCCTGACGCCGGGAATCTCGGCGGAAAACCAGCCGTCCTCGCCACGCGTCAACGGATAGATCTTGTCGAGCATCACATCGACACGGTTGGCGGCCGGCGCCCACAGCCGGAAGATGGTGCCGGTCTTGGTCAGCCGGGGCCCGAAGCTCCGGTCGCTCACGACGCCGATCCGGCGAAAGCCAGCACCGAACGCGGCGGCGCATCGATGTCGCTGCCCGGCGGCAGAATCGCGATCGAGAGTTTGTCGTCGGCGGTGTTGAGCACCTGCCGCCAATGCTTGTATTCCGGCATTCTCGGCAGCTTGAACGCGATGCCTTCGGGGGCCGAGTTCAGCACGATGAAGATTGGATTCGTGTTGTCCTCGCTGGGGCTCAGCACATAAGCGAGAAACCGCCCGTCCGGGAAGGCCCAGTCCTGTTCGGTCATCTCCTCGGCCGTCGGCGTCAGCCACAGCACGCCATAGCTGCCGTCGGCACGGCGGCCATCGAGCCAGTGCTGTACGCGGATCTGCGGAAAACGCTGCCGCAGCTGCGTCATGTAGCCGACGAACTCGGTGAGGTCGTCTTCCTTGTGGCCGAGATTCTCCCAGCCGACCCAGCCGATCTCGTTGTCCTGGCAATAGGCGTTGTTGTTGCCGCCCTGGGTGTTGCCGACCTCATCGCCGGCGAGCAGCAGCGGCACGCCCTGCGCCAGCATCAGGCAGGCCAGCTGGTTCTTGCGCAGCTGCCGCCGCAGCGCCTGCAGGTCGGGATCGTCGGTCGGGCCTTCGACGCCAAAGTTGTTGCTGAGGTTGTCGCTGGAGCCGTCGCGGTTGTCCTCGCCATTGGCCTCGTTGTGCTTCTCATTGTAGGCGAACAGATCGGCCAGCGGGAATCCGTCATGCACGGTGACGTGGTTGATGCCGGCACGCTGCTTGCGGCCGTCATGATGGAAGACATCGGAGGAGCCGGTCATGCGGCTGGAGACTTCGCCGATCAGGCTGCCTTCGCCGCTCCAGTAGCGCCGCATGGCGCTGCGGTACTTGTCGTTCCACTCCGACCATTGCGACGGAAACGCGCCGACCTGATAGCCGCCCATGCCGAGATCCCAGGGCTCGGCGATCAGTTTGACCGACGCCAGCACCGGATCCTGCCGGATCGCGGTGAGGAAGCCGCTGTTGCGGCCGAAACCGTTCGGCCCGCGCGCCAGCGTGGTGGCAAGGTCAAAGCGGAAGCCATCGACGTGGCAGACCTCGACCCAGTAACGCAGCGAGTCCATCACCATCTGCAGCACGCGGGGATGGGTGAGGTTGACCGAACTGCCGCAGCCGGTGAAGTCGTCATAGAAGCGCGGATTGTCCGGCATCAGCCAGTAATAGGAGGAATTGTCGATGCCGCGATAGGACAGCGTGGGACCGAGGTGATTGCCTTCGGCGGTATGGTTGTAGACCACATCGAGGATCACCTCGATGCCGGCGTCGTGCAGGCGGGCCACGGTGGTGCGGAACGAATCCAGCGGATTGTCCTGTCCGTAGCGCGCTTCCGGCGCGAAGAACGACAGCGAATTGTAGCCCCAGTAGTTTACGAGCTTGAGTTCGACCAGGCGGCGGTCATCGACGAAGCTGTGGACCGGCAGCAGTTCGACCGCGGTGACGCCGAGCCGCTTGAGATGGTCGATCATCGCTGGCGACGACAACCCGCGATAGGTGCCGCGCAGGCCCGGCGGCACGTCCTTGCGGGTCTGGGTCAGGCCCTTGACGTGGGCTTCGTAGATGATGGTGTCTTCCCAAGGCACGCTCGGTCGGGATTCCTTGCGGCCCCAGTTGAACGTCTCGTCGACCACGACGGCCTTCGGCATGCCGCGGGCGTTGTCGCGGCGATCGAAAGACAGATCCTCACGGGCGCTGCCGGTGCGGTAGCCGAAATGCGCATCGCTCCACACCAGCCGCCCCGCCAGCTTCTTGGCATAGGGATCGAGCAGCAGCTTGTGCGCATTGAAGCGATGGCCATGCTCGGGTTCATAAGGGCCATGGACGCGGTAACCGTAGAGCTGCCCTGGCGAGACGTCGTTGAGATAACCGTGCCAGACGTCTTCGTTGCGCTCCGGCAGCGCGATGCGTTCCAGCTCGCGGCGGCCCTGGCTGTCGAACAGGCAAAGTTCGACCTTCTGCGCGGTCGCGGAAAACAACGCAAAGTTGGTTCCCCTGCCGTCCCAGCTTGCACCGAGGCGAGAGGGCGTGCCGGCGGATACTCTCATGCTTCAGAATTCCGGTACGAGAAAGATAGCGGCCAGCGGCGGAAGCGTGAGATTGAGTTCAGGCACCAGACCCGACGTCGCGACCTCGCCGGAATTGCCGACATTGCTGCCGCCGTAATGCGCGGCGTCGGAATTCAGCACCTCACGCCACTTGCCGGGGAACGGCACGCGGACGCGGTAGTTGCGATAGACGTTGGGCGAGAAGTTCACCACCACGAGGCACTGCGAGCGCGGATTGGCGCCCTTGCGCAGCCACGCAAAGACGTTGCTGGCGGCGTCCTCGGTAATCACCCACTCGAAGCCGGCGGGATCGCAATCCAGCTCGTGCAGCGCCGGCTGATTGCGGTACAGTTTGTTGAGGTCGCGGATCAGCGAATGGATGCCGGCATGCTTGTCCTGCTCCAGCAAATGCCAGTCCAGCGAACGGTCGTGATTCCACTCGCGCTCCTGGGCAAATTCGCAGCCCATGAACATCAGCTTCTTGCCGGGATGGCCGAACATGAAGGCGTAGTAGGCGCGCAGGTTTGCAAAACGCTGCCAGTCGTCGCCGGGCATCCGGCCGAGGAGCGAGCGCTTGCCGTGCACGACTTCGTCGTGCGACAGCGGCAGCACGAAGTTTTCCGAAAACGCGTATTGCAGCCCGAACAGGATGTCGCCGTGGTGGAATTTGCGGTGGATCGGATCCTTGCTGATGTAGTTCAGCGTGTCGTGCATCCAGCCCATGTTCCACTTGTAGCCAAAGCCGAGCCCGCCGAATTCCACCGGACGCGAGACCTGCGGCCACGCGGTCGATTCCTCCGCCGCCGTGGTGGCGTTGGGAAAGCGCGCGAATACTTCGGTGTTGAAGCGGCGCAGGAAGCCGATGGCCTCGATGTTTTCGCGGCCGCCATATTTGTTGGGAATCCAGGCGCCGGCGTCGCGGCTGTAGTCGAGATACAGCATCGAGGCCACCGCATCGACGCGCAGCCCGTCGACGGCGTAGCGCTCCAGCCAGAACAACGCGTTCGACACCAGGAAGTTCACCACTTCGGTGCGGCCGTAATTATAGATCAGCGTGCCCCAGTCCATGTGCCGGCCCTGCAGCGGGTTGGCATGTTCATAAAGCGCGGTGCCGTCGAAATTGCCGAGGCCGTGCGGATCGTCCGGGAAATGCCCGGGCACCCAGTCCAGCAGCACGGCCAGGCCTTCGGCGTGGCAGGCGTCGACCAGCGCGCAAAAATCTTCCGGCGTGCCGAAGCGGCTGGTCGGCGCATACATGCCGGTGGGCTGATAGCCCCACGAGCCGTCGAACGGGTGTTCGTTGACCGGCAGGAATTCCACATGGGTGAAGCCGAGATCGCGGGCGTAGCGTGGCAGCAGCTCCGCCAGCTCGCGATAGGTCAGCCATTCGTTGTCGCCCTTGCGGCGCCATGAGCCGAGATGCACCTCATAGACTGACATCGGTCTGTTCAGCGCGTTGACGCCGGCCGGCGCCGGCCGCGGATGCGGCAATCTGGTTTCGTCGAGCACGATCGAGGCGGTGCTGGGGCGCAGCTCCGCCGCGAAGGCCATCGGATCGGACTTCAGCGGCAGCTGCTGGCCGTGCGGGTCGATGATGTCAAACTTGTAGTGATCGCCGGCGATGGCGGCGGGCACGAACAATTCCCAGTAGCCGACCCCGCGCACCCGCATCGGATGCCGCCGCGGATCCCAGAAATTGAAGTCGCCGACCAGGCTGACGCGCCGCGCGTTGGGTGCGAACACCACGAAGCCGACGCCGGCGACGCCTTCCAGCGTCATCGGATGCGCACCGAGCTTGTCATAGAGCCGCTGATGGCTGCCTTCGCCGAGCAAATAGAGATCGAAGTCGGTCAGGATCGGCGGAAAGCGATAGGGATCGTCGAGATCGACGGACTTGTCGCCATAGCGCGCGCGCAGCTGATAGCTGGTCGAGCCATTGGCCAGCGTGCCGACGAACAGGCCGGCATCATGGACGCGCTCCAGCGACGTCGTTGCGCCGTGTTCGTCGATGGCATCGACATTGATGGCTTCCGGCAGGAAGGCGCGCACGACGGTCTTGCCGTCCTCCTTGTGGGGGCCGAGATAGTGAAACGGGTCGGAATGGCGGCCTTCGACGATCGCGTAAGCCTCCGCGGATAACTTGGTCATGCGACCTCCTCAGAGTGCTGATTCAAAATGCGAAGCGCGCCGGCCAGCGGAATCCGCAGCCAGTCGGGTCGGTAGGCGAGTTCATACTCGATCTCATAGAACGCCTTTTCCAGAAGAAAGAAATTCAACATTCCCTCCGCAGCTCCGGAATTGGCAGGCCACAGCCGCGCATCGGTCATGGTATCACGATAGGCACCAACGAATGCCGCCGTCGCACGTTCCCGCCAGCCGTCCAGCGCGGTGGCGAGCTTGCCGTTTTCGTCGGGCGCGACCTTGAGTGCGCGTTCCAGCGCCGCGGTCACGGAATAATCGATCGAGCGGACCAGGCCGGCGACGTCGCGTGCGGCGGGCGCCTTGCGGCGGCGCTCGGCGATCGGACGGCGCGGTTCGCCCTCGAAGTCGATGATGAAGATGTCGTCCTTGACGATCAGCATCTGGCCAAGATGGAAGTCGCCGTGGTGGCGGATCTTCAGCCCGTCGATGTTGTCCGGCAGCAGCGCGACCAGCCGGTCGCGCAGGCCGACGCGCAGCGCCAGTAGCTCGTCGATCAGCGCGCGGTCGGACTCCTTGGCCGCGCCACGGCGGTGCTCCAGACCTTCGAAGGCCAGTTCGGCACGTACGGCAACCTCGTTGACCCAGACCTTGATATCCTCCGGCGCTGTCGGCTCCGGCTTGAAATCGGCGATGTTATCGCGGCTGGCGAGCGCCATCTGCATTTCGGCGACGCGGCGGCCGGTCTGTGCCATGTAGCGCAGGTAGGGCACCTGTTCCTCGCTCTCCGCAAGCTCGGTGCCGCTGGCAAGTAGCCTTTGCTCCTCGACGAAACGGTCGAGATAGGCGGCAGTGACGGTCCAGGCGTCGCCCTGGTTCTGCACAAAGGCATGGACGATGGCGATCGCGCTGGTTTGGTCGCCTTCGACCAGTTCGACGCTGCCGAGCAATGCAGGCGTGTTGGCATAGCCGGCGATCTCGGTGAGGAAGCGGCCAATCTCGATCTCCGGATTGATGCCGGCCTGGAGCTTGCGATAGACCTTCACGACGTAGTCGCCGTCGACCAGCGCGGTGCTGTTGGATTGTTCGGTTTCCACCGCGCGGATGTTGACCGGATGCTTGAACGGCTTTTCCGCGAGTTTGGCGGTCGGTCTGAATTCAAGCCGTGCCCCTTCCTCCTCGACGGTGAGGGAATTGCGCAGATTGTGCAGCAGCAGGGCGATGAATATCTGTTCGCTGGCCACATCCAGCAGGGTGCCTTCGCGCGCGCCCTGGCGAACCGCGGCAAAAGCGTGGGGATTGTAGCGTTCGCGGTCGAAACGCACCCATTCGATCCGCATCGGCAGAACGTAACGCGTTGTCACATCGCGTTGCGTCGCTTCAAAAAATGCCAGCCAGGGCCTGTTGTCGCCGATGTTGCAAAACGGGATCGCGGATGTCAGGTGAGCCTGGATCGCCTTGGGCGAACGCTCGGGATACCAGCGCGTCCGCGCCAGATGCGCCGGCAGCACGTCGCGCTCGAACACGCCGCGGGTGCGGGCGAGCGACATCCAGGTGGCACCAAGCGGCACCACCAGCGTTTCGAATTCCGGTATCGCGGTCGGCACGACACGCTCGGAGACGTCGCGTTCCTTCAGCTGGAACCAGTAGAAGCCGTAGGGCGCCAGCGTAATCATGTAGGGCAGCTCGCCGATCGCCGGGAAGGTGGTGCGGCCGAGCATTTCCAGCGGCACGCGTTCCTTCCAGGGTGATAGATCCAGTTCGGTGGCCTGCGCCGAGCGCGACAGGTTGGCCACACAGAGGATCACCTCGTCGCCATATTGCCGGACATAACACAGCACCGAACGATTGCTCGGGCGAATGAAGGTCATGGTGCCGCGGCCGAAGGCCAGCGTCGATTTGCGCACGGAAATCAGCCGCTTGGTGGCAGACAGCTGTGACGAAAGGCTGCGCGACTGCGCCTCGACATTGACGGACTCGTAGCCGTAGACCGGGTCCATGATGGTCGGTGCGTAGAGCCGAGCGGGATCGGCGCGGGAGAAGCCGCCATTGCGGTCCGGCGTCCACTGCATCGGTGTTCGGACGCCATTGCGGTCGCCGAGATAGATGTTGTCGCCCATGCCGATTTCGTCACCGTAGTAGATGATCGGCGTGCCCGGAAAGGACAGCAACAGCGAGTTCATCAGCTCGATCTTGCGGCGATCATTGTCCATCAGCGGCGCGAGGCGGCGGCGGATGCCGACATTGATGCGGGCGCGGGGATCGTGGGCGTAGGTCGACCACAGGTAATCGCGCTCGACGTCGGTGACCATTTCCAGCGTCAGTTCATCGTGGTTGCGCAGGAACATCGCCCACTGGCAGTCCGCGGGAATGTCAGGCGTCTGCCGGAGGATGTCGGTGATCGGGAAGCGGTCTTCCTGCGCGATCGCCATGTAGATGCGCGGCATCAGTGGGAAATGATAGGCCATGTGACATTCGTCACTGTCGCCGAAATATTGCTGGACGTCCTCCGGCCACTGGTTGGCTTCGGCGAGTAGCAATTTGCCCGGCGCATAGGCGTCAAGCTCGGCGCGCAGTTTCTTGATGACGGCGTGGGTCTCCGGCAGGTTTTCGTTGTTGGTGCCGTCGCGTTCGCAAAGATAGGGAATGGCATCCAGCCGGAATCCGTCGACGCCGGCATCGAGCCAGCGCTTCATCACCTGCACGACCGCGCTGACGACGCGCGGATTGTCGAAATTCAGGTCGGGCTGGTGCGAGAAGAAGCGGTGCCAGTAATAGGCATTGGCCTCGGGGTCCCAGGCCCAGTTCGACTTTTCCGTGTCGGTGAAGATGATTCGTGTGCCCTGGTACTTCTGGTCGGTGTTGCTCCAGACATACCAATTGCGCGCGCTCGAACCGGCGGGGCTGCGCCGCGCGCGCTTGAACCAGTTGTGCTGGTCGGAGGTGTGATTGATGACAAGTTCAGTGATGACCCGCAGGCCGCGTCGCTTCGCTTCCAGAATGAAGCGACGGAAATCCTTCATCGTCCCGTAGTCCGGGCTGATGGAGCCGTAATCCGCGATGTCGTAGCCGTCATCGCGGCCGGGCGAGGGGTAGAATGGCATCAGCCACAGTGCGGTGACGCCGAGTTCCTGCAGGTAATCCAGCTTCTCGGTGAGCCCCGCAAAGTCGCCAATGCCGTCATTGTTGCTGTCCGCAAACGCCTTGACGTGCAGCTGATAGATGATGGCATCCTTGTACCAGAGGTGATCAACCTTGGCGTCGCCCGGCGAAACTGTCGAGTGGATGGTTCGCATCACGTGCATTTGAGGGCTTTCAGGCGAGACAGCGGAAGAAAATGGCGGGATCGCGCATCGGATCGATGCGGACGCGGACGCCGCCCCATTCAACGGGGTGGCGTTCCCCCGTGATCAGGTTTTCGACCGCCGCAATGTCGCGGCGTTGGCCCTCGACCATCACCTGGCTATTGATCGGCAGCCAGACCTCATGCGGATCGCGCGACAGCGAGATCGCACCGGCGACCATGTTGGTCTGATCGACGGACTCCTTGACGAAGCCGATGACGTTGTCGTCGTCGACCGCCATGAAACGCAGGTTGCTGGTCTGCTGCAGGGCGCCGTTGGAGCGGCGGGCCATGTTGAGGTCGCGGATATAGGACTTGATGTTGCCCGGCTGGTCCCAGTCGCGCGTCCTGATCTCGTATTTTTCCGAGTTCAAATATTCTTCCCGGCCCGGAATGGGCTCATGCTCGAGCAATTCAAACCCGTTATAGATGCCGTAGGTGCTGGACAGCGCCGCCGCCAGCGCCACACGCGCCTTGAACATCCAGGCTTCGCCGCTCTGCAGGTGAAACGGCAGGATGTCCGGGGTGTTGACGAAGAAGTTCGGCCGATAGAAGTCGCGCTCCGGATAGCCGCAGAGTTCGTTGAGATATTGCTCGATCTCCCACTTCTGTGTCCGCCACGTGAAGTAGGTGTAGCTCTGCGAGAAGCCGAGCTTGGCGAGGCCCTTCATCAGCTTCGGCTTGGTGAAAGCCTCGGCGAGAAACAGCACGTCGGGATGCTTCAGCTGCACTTCGTGGATCATCCACTCCCAGAACCGCAACGGCTTGGTGTGCGGATTGTCGACGCGAAAGATCTTCACGCCCTGGTCGACCCAGAACAGGATCACATCGCGCAGCGCATTCCATAGCGATCCCGCGTCGTCGCAGGTAAAGTCAGGATTGACGATGTCCTCGTACTTCTTCGGCGGATTCTCCGCATATTTCATAGAGCCGTCAGGACGACGCCTGAACCAGTCGGGATGCTCGGCGATCCAGGGATGATCCGGCGAGCACTGCACGGCGACGTCGATGGCGACTTCCATGTCGAACTGCTTGCAGGCCGCGATCAAGGCGTGAAAGTCGTCCATGGTGCCGAGTTCGGGATGCAGCGCGTCGTGGCCGCCTTCGATGCCGCCGATGGCATAGGGACTGCCGACATCGCCAGGCTCCGCGATCAGCGCATTGTTGCGGCCCTTGCGGTTCGTCACGCCGATCGGGTGGATCGGCGTGAAATACACCACATCAAACCCCATCGCCGCGACATCGGGCAGCCGCGCGATGCAATCGCGGAACGTGCCGTGCTGGCCGGGCACCGTGCTCTGGCTGCGCGGCATCATCTCGTACCAGGCGCCGTGGCGGGCGCGTTTGCGGTCGACCATCAGCGGCAGCAGCGGCGACCGCGTCAGATCCGGGCGCAACTGGGCCTCGGACATGGCGTTGCGCAGTTCGGGCGTCAGCAGCGGCTCGGTTTCGCCGGTCTGCAGATAATCTTCGCATTGCTTGACGATGACGGCCGAGGCTTCCAGCCCGCCTGATTGCGCCTTGGTCATCAGCCCCGCGCCTTCCAGCGCGTCCAGCGTGACGTCCTGTCCGGCCTTCAGCTTCAGCTCGAAGCCGTGGCGCCAGCTGGCGAATTCGTCGGTCCAGGCCTCGATGGCATAGACATAGCGGCCGATGGCGTCGGGCGTGAACGAGCCGCCCCAGCGGTCGTTGACCTCCAGGGTCATGGGCACGCGATTCCAGTCGCGGTCCTGCTCGCGGCGCCAGACGATGGCGGCGGCGATGATCTCGTGGCCGTCGCGATAGAGGTCGGCGTAGACATCGATGCGCTCGCCGACGATCCGCTTGATTGGAAATCGGCCACCGTCGATGATCGGGTAGATGTTTTCGATGTGGAAGGCGCCGCCGGCGGCGACGCTTTCCACGATTTGGGAGGTTTTGTTCACGGTGATGCCGTCGACATTTGGATGTCGTCCCAATTCGAGTTGCGGAAAAGAGACGGTGCGATCATATACAAAGCCCCGTGACAGGCGTTTGGTTCCCTCGGGAACCCAGCTTAGATAGAAGCGTTGAAAACGGCTATCCTCTTCCTAAAATTCACAAATTTCGCAGCAACTCCCGATTGTTGCGTTGCAAACAGCGTGCCGTATGGACCTTTTCACCAAAGCTGCCGAACTCGGAATCCAGACCGGTTTTCACGACGGACAGGGGCACTGGCACACCACCGACGCAGGCGCCCTGCAGATCATCCTCGCCGCCATGCCGATGCGAACGCCGCACCGGTTTCTGGAGCGGCCGGTGGTGGTGCGCGTCGGCGAGGCTTGCCGGACCGTCCTGACGGAGGCTGCCACGTTCCCGTTGCGGTGGAAAATTCTCAGCGGCGTTAAGGTTATCGCCGAGGGAACGACCGGCGAGCGCGGCATCGATTGGCCGGCCGATCTGCCGCTTGGCATGCACCGCCTGCACCTCACCGACGCGTCGCTGTTCTCTGAAGAGGCGCCGTTCATCGTCGCGCCGGCCAAGGCGTTTCGCGGCGAGTTCGACCGCTCCTGGATCCTGGCGGTGCAGCTTTACGGTGTGCGTTCCGCGCGCAACTGGGGCATCGGCGACTTCACCGATTTGCAGAGCCTGATCGCGATGGCGGCGAGCATCGGCGCCGGCGGCGTCGGCCTCAATCCGCTGCATGCGCTGTTCGACGACCGCCCGGCCGAATGCAGCCCGTATTCGCCGAACAGCCGGCTGTTTCTCAACCCGCTCTATATCGATGTCGAGCAACTGCCGGAATTCGCCGCCAACGATAGCGGCGATGCGCTGGAAGAGCTGCGCTCGGGCACTTTCGTCGATTACGTCGCGGTGGCCGCGGCGAAATCAGCTGCGCTGCGCGCGGCGTTCGAGGAGTTTTATGCCAACCCGAAGTCGCCGCGGCAAAAGGCCTTTGCGGCTTTTCGTGCCGAGCGCGCGCCATTGCTGACGCGCTTTGCCTGCTTCGAGGTGCTGCGGCACAAATTCCAGACCGCCTGGTGGGACTGGCCGGAGCAATGGCAGCACCCCGACGATATCCAATGCGAAGAACTCCGTGCCGGGCCCGATGGCAAGGAAGTCGCTTATATCGAATATGTGCAGTGGAATGCCGATCTGCAGCTCAAGGCTTGCCACGACCTCACCGCCAAGCTCGGCATGAGCGTCGGGCTCTATCTCGACGTCGCCGTCGGCGTGCAGAGCGGCGG is drawn from Nitrobacteraceae bacterium AZCC 2146 and contains these coding sequences:
- a CDS encoding isoamylase (product_source=KO:K01214; cath_funfam=2.60.40.10,3.20.20.80; cog=COG1523; ko=KO:K01214; pfam=PF00128,PF02922; superfamily=51011,51445,81296; tigrfam=TIGR02100) — protein: MRVSAGTPSRLGASWDGRGTNFALFSATAQKVELCLFDSQGRRELERIALPERNEDVWHGYLNDVSPGQLYGYRVHGPYEPEHGHRFNAHKLLLDPYAKKLAGRLVWSDAHFGYRTGSAREDLSFDRRDNARGMPKAVVVDETFNWGRKESRPSVPWEDTIIYEAHVKGLTQTRKDVPPGLRGTYRGLSSPAMIDHLKRLGVTAVELLPVHSFVDDRRLVELKLVNYWGYNSLSFFAPEARYGQDNPLDSFRTTVARLHDAGIEVILDVVYNHTAEGNHLGPTLSYRGIDNSSYYWLMPDNPRFYDDFTGCGSSVNLTHPRVLQMVMDSLRYWVEVCHVDGFRFDLATTLARGPNGFGRNSGFLTAIRQDPVLASVKLIAEPWDLGMGGYQVGAFPSQWSEWNDKYRSAMRRYWSGEGSLIGEVSSRMTGSSDVFHHDGRKQRAGINHVTVHDGFPLADLFAYNEKHNEANGEDNRDGSSDNLSNNFGVEGPTDDPDLQALRRQLRKNQLACLMLAQGVPLLLAGDEVGNTQGGNNNAYCQDNEIGWVGWENLGHKEDDLTEFVGYMTQLRQRFPQIRVQHWLDGRRADGSYGVLWLTPTAEEMTEQDWAFPDGRFLAYVLSPSEDNTNPIFIVLNSAPEGIAFKLPRMPEYKHWRQVLNTADDKLSIAILPPGSDIDAPPRSVLAFAGSAS
- a CDS encoding maltooligosyltrehalose trehalohydrolase (product_source=KO:K01236; cath_funfam=2.60.40.10,3.20.20.80; cog=COG0296; ko=KO:K01236; pfam=PF00128,PF02922,PF11941; superfamily=51445,81296; tigrfam=TIGR02402); this encodes MSDRSFGPRLTKTGTIFRLWAPAANRVDVMLDKIYPLTRGEDGWFSAEIPGVRAGATYRFHIDGVGNVPDPGSAFQPQDIAGPSEVIDHAAYAWRATDWRGRPWQETVLIETHAGTFTPEGTYRAMIDKLDHLVATGITALELMPLADFAGRHNWGYDGVLWYAPDCAFGRPEDLKALIDEAHLRGLMVFLDVVYNHFGPEGNYLGQYAPQFFGDAHTPWGSAIDYRVPQVRAFAIENAVSWLRDYRFDGLRLDAVHAIPEQGEIPMLHELSREVGKFAADSSRLIHLVLENDDNRATLLDPVTNPPRGKYRAQWNDDYHHAWHVLLTGEDKGYYSDYAPRPIDHVVRALASGFAYQGEPSPHRDGALRGEPSGQLEPIAFVNFLQNHDQIGNRALGDRLEAIARPKAIEAALAITLLAPMVPMLFMGDEWGSKTPFPFFCDFRGELADAVRNGRRKEFSSAYEKYGDEIPDPLDESTFQSAVLDWNNRDSASGQQRLKLVRELLSLRKQHIMPRLAGARFGAAKAADNSILTAHWRMGDGATLHLLANLSDRAIAGEHQPWPGTRLWGSDISDVVVPWSVHWRIGGA
- a CDS encoding 1,4-alpha-glucan branching enzyme (product_source=KO:K00700; cath_funfam=2.60.40.10,2.60.40.1180,3.20.20.80; cog=COG0296; ko=KO:K00700; pfam=PF00128,PF02806,PF02922; superfamily=51011,51445,81296; tigrfam=TIGR01515), producing the protein MTKLSAEAYAIVEGRHSDPFHYLGPHKEDGKTVVRAFLPEAINVDAIDEHGATTSLERVHDAGLFVGTLANGSTSYQLRARYGDKSVDLDDPYRFPPILTDFDLYLLGEGSHQRLYDKLGAHPMTLEGVAGVGFVVFAPNARRVSLVGDFNFWDPRRHPMRVRGVGYWELFVPAAIAGDHYKFDIIDPHGQQLPLKSDPMAFAAELRPSTASIVLDETRLPHPRPAPAGVNALNRPMSVYEVHLGSWRRKGDNEWLTYRELAELLPRYARDLGFTHVEFLPVNEHPFDGSWGYQPTGMYAPTSRFGTPEDFCALVDACHAEGLAVLLDWVPGHFPDDPHGLGNFDGTALYEHANPLQGRHMDWGTLIYNYGRTEVVNFLVSNALFWLERYAVDGLRVDAVASMLYLDYSRDAGAWIPNKYGGRENIEAIGFLRRFNTEVFARFPNATTAAEESTAWPQVSRPVEFGGLGFGYKWNMGWMHDTLNYISKDPIHRKFHHGDILFGLQYAFSENFVLPLSHDEVVHGKRSLLGRMPGDDWQRFANLRAYYAFMFGHPGKKLMFMGCEFAQEREWNHDRSLDWHLLEQDKHAGIHSLIRDLNKLYRNQPALHELDCDPAGFEWVITEDAASNVFAWLRKGANPRSQCLVVVNFSPNVYRNYRVRVPFPGKWREVLNSDAAHYGGSNVGNSGEVATSGLVPELNLTLPPLAAIFLVPEF